Proteins encoded by one window of Cloeon dipterum chromosome 2, ieCloDipt1.1, whole genome shotgun sequence:
- the LOC135935848 gene encoding mitochondrial glutamate carrier 1-like isoform X1, whose product MRLLSQIMDQTANFVTGQTVITWAPAPARIPKLFLVPKVINGGIAGIIGVSCVFPLDLVKTRLQNQQIGPNGERMYNSMFDCFRKTRSAEGFFGMYRGSAVNILLITPEKAIKLAANDFFRHHLSTGSKQLPLTREMAAGGLAGFCQIIITTPMELLKIQLQDAGRVAAQARAAGQTAATIPKVSATSIALELIRTKGITGLYKGTAATMLRDVSFSVVYFPLFARLNALGPRRSDGSGEAVFWCSFLSGCVAGSTAACSVNPFDVVKTRLQLLKKAEGEASYSGIVDAFGKIMKNEGPSAFFKGAACRMIVIAPLFGIAQTVYYLGVAERLLGIHKG is encoded by the exons ATGAGGCTTCTGTCCCAAATCATGGACCAGACTGCGAATTTCGTTACGGGCCAAACTGTCATCACCTGGGCACCAGCACCCGCGAGAATTCCAAAACTCTT tttggtGCCGAAAGTTATCAATGGCGGAATCGCGGGCATCATCGGCGTGTCGTGCGTCTTCCCGCTGGACTTGGTGAAGACGCGGCTGCAAAACCAGCAAATCGGGCCAAACGGCGAGCGCATGTACAACTCGATGTTCGACTGCTTCCGCAAGACGCGCAGCGCCGAGGGCTTCTTCGGCATGTACCGCGGCTCGGCGGTCAACATTCTGCTGATCACGCCCGAAAAGGCCATCAAGCTGGCCGCCAACGACTTCTTCAGGCACCACCTCTCTACTGGCTCCAA ACAACTTCCTCTAACTCGAGAGATGGCTGCTGGCGGCTTGGCAGGCTTCTGCCAGATTATTATCACAACTCCTATGGAACTGCTTAAAATCCAGTTGCAAGACGCTGGTAGAGTAGCAGCCCAAGCACGTGCAG CTGGTCAGACGGCGGCAACCATTCCAAAGGTGTCTGCGACCTCGATCGCGCTGGAGCTGATCCGGACAAAGGGAATAACGGGCCTGTACAAAGGCACGGCGGCCACGATGCTGCGCGACGTCTCCTTCTCTGTCGTCTACTTCCCGCTGTTCGCCCGTCTTAATGCGCTCGGGCCACGCAGGAGCGACGGCTCTGGCGAGGCGGTCTTCTGGTGCTCCTTCCTCTCGGGCTGCGTGGCCGGCAGCACGGCCGCTTGCAGTGTTAATCCGTTTGACGTCGTCAAGACCAGGCTGCAGCTGCTGAAGAAGGCCGAGGGCGAGGCTTCCTACAGTGGCATTGTTGACGCTTTCGG AAAAATCATGAAGAACGAAGGCCCTTCGGCATTTTTCAAAGGTGCCGCGTGCCGAATGATCGTGATCGCTCCTCTCTTCGGCATCGCGCAGACGGTCTACTACCTGGGCGTGGCCGAAAGACTGCTCGGCATCCACAAAGGGTAA
- the LOC135935848 gene encoding mitochondrial glutamate carrier 1-like isoform X2, whose amino-acid sequence MSAADKQFTLVPKVINGGIAGIIGVSCVFPLDLVKTRLQNQQIGPNGERMYNSMFDCFRKTRSAEGFFGMYRGSAVNILLITPEKAIKLAANDFFRHHLSTGSKQLPLTREMAAGGLAGFCQIIITTPMELLKIQLQDAGRVAAQARAAGQTAATIPKVSATSIALELIRTKGITGLYKGTAATMLRDVSFSVVYFPLFARLNALGPRRSDGSGEAVFWCSFLSGCVAGSTAACSVNPFDVVKTRLQLLKKAEGEASYSGIVDAFGKIMKNEGPSAFFKGAACRMIVIAPLFGIAQTVYYLGVAERLLGIHKG is encoded by the exons tttggtGCCGAAAGTTATCAATGGCGGAATCGCGGGCATCATCGGCGTGTCGTGCGTCTTCCCGCTGGACTTGGTGAAGACGCGGCTGCAAAACCAGCAAATCGGGCCAAACGGCGAGCGCATGTACAACTCGATGTTCGACTGCTTCCGCAAGACGCGCAGCGCCGAGGGCTTCTTCGGCATGTACCGCGGCTCGGCGGTCAACATTCTGCTGATCACGCCCGAAAAGGCCATCAAGCTGGCCGCCAACGACTTCTTCAGGCACCACCTCTCTACTGGCTCCAA ACAACTTCCTCTAACTCGAGAGATGGCTGCTGGCGGCTTGGCAGGCTTCTGCCAGATTATTATCACAACTCCTATGGAACTGCTTAAAATCCAGTTGCAAGACGCTGGTAGAGTAGCAGCCCAAGCACGTGCAG CTGGTCAGACGGCGGCAACCATTCCAAAGGTGTCTGCGACCTCGATCGCGCTGGAGCTGATCCGGACAAAGGGAATAACGGGCCTGTACAAAGGCACGGCGGCCACGATGCTGCGCGACGTCTCCTTCTCTGTCGTCTACTTCCCGCTGTTCGCCCGTCTTAATGCGCTCGGGCCACGCAGGAGCGACGGCTCTGGCGAGGCGGTCTTCTGGTGCTCCTTCCTCTCGGGCTGCGTGGCCGGCAGCACGGCCGCTTGCAGTGTTAATCCGTTTGACGTCGTCAAGACCAGGCTGCAGCTGCTGAAGAAGGCCGAGGGCGAGGCTTCCTACAGTGGCATTGTTGACGCTTTCGG AAAAATCATGAAGAACGAAGGCCCTTCGGCATTTTTCAAAGGTGCCGCGTGCCGAATGATCGTGATCGCTCCTCTCTTCGGCATCGCGCAGACGGTCTACTACCTGGGCGTGGCCGAAAGACTGCTCGGCATCCACAAAGGGTAA
- the LOC135935849 gene encoding V-type proton ATPase subunit E-like: protein MVKGEKMVLSDDEVKRQIEHMTKFIEQEAIEKATEIDAKGEEEFNLEKGKMVQQSRIKIMEFYEKREKQVELNRKIQNSNFNNQVRLRALSVRESHIFQVLDETRSVLGTIAKDKAKYSIVMRQLILQGMLQFLEPNITIKVRREDVEITESVLDSVIDEFTDITGKRNCTILINMESFLSPKSCGGVILQAHGDRMKIVNTLEARLDLVAHQVIPEMRTTLFGTNPSRKFFD from the exons ATGGTCAAAGGCGAGAAAATGGTGCTTTCCGACGACGAGGTCAAGCGCCAG ATCGAGCATATGACCAAGTTCATCGAGCAGGAGGCCATCGAAAAGGCCACCGAGATCGACGCCAAAGGCGAGGAAGAGTTCAACCtcgaaaaaggaaaaatggtCCAGCAAAGCAGAATCAAGATCATGGAGTTTTatgaaaagagagagaagcaaGTCGAGCTCAACAGAAAAAt TCAAAACTCGAACTTTAACAACCAGGTGCGACTGAGAGCCCTCAGCGTCCGCGAGTCGCACATTTTCCAGGTGCTGGACGAAACCCGCAGTGTCCTTGGCACCATCGCCAAGGACAAGGCAAAATACAGCATCGTGATGCGCCAACTCATTCTGCAGGGAATGCTCCAG TTTCTGGAGCCGAACATCACCATCAAGGTGCGTCGGGAGGACGTGGAGATCACCGAATCCGTTTTGGACAGCGTCATTGACGAGTTCACTGACATCACCGGCAAGAGAAACTGTACCATTCTTATTAATATGGAAAGCTTCCTGTCTCCAAAAAG ctgCGGCGGAGTGATTCTGCAGGCCCACGGCGACCGCATGAAAATCGTCAACACGCTGGAGGCCCGGCTGGATCTGGTGGCTCACCAGGTGATCCCTGAAATGCGCACGACCCTATTCGGCACAAACCCAAGCCGCAAATTCTTCGATTAA
- the LOC135937441 gene encoding uncharacterized protein LOC135937441, producing MAAVQVNVPALLEVLRKRRTEIQVKSLKELLIKYVADCIPRSDDLTHGTIKLENLPLTIRKEVLDQLMGMRHKGDVDHHFQKRIDRVIEAYAQLISPDTKKIDLSGLISWCSQENVSKNITKALEVISAKAVCLEHLDLSFPEYTTFDRIQNSFLDDNSIRAILGMENLKIIRFSLVEYIPLKRICKNLQKLQYVECEFLQFSGVEDIEADIEDLKLSFSRLRVFLYGGFKHSFAQLLIQHLPNLYMVRDFDDILHFNSTFEELPIPAETSELRVMYTAPTTIDLPAKFPNVTHLNANCVEVEPENQHDSILRFTRIESLALNIQPFPSTLNSFLDAYGANLHTLMIRSGRTSSLKFSFQRIFDACPNLQKLTLTCVKISDDRQPLKSFAQLRELDWTPDSINDEFVVTNILAAPNLQKFSLSCNHSEMSARNLQKLTSLVAEKKILSKLTSLSLNFCDCIEQEVVVDINYEFLRALRDLVAVSAVHLPNLIDFKLGMCFEEYSETICIQSNLEYDLHYVFGRKFQDWIEDDSIVEFILAFNARKHPNLTVQVW from the exons ATGGCTGCCGTGCAAGTGAATGTGCCTGCCCTTCTTGAAGTGTTGAGGAAAAGGAGGACTGAAATTCAGGTTAAGAGCTTGAAAGAGCTTCTTATCAAGTATGTCGCGGATTGCATCCCTCGCTCCGATGATCTTACTCACGGAAcgattaaattggaaaatttgc CTCTTACCATTCGTAAAGAAGTGCTGGATCAGTTGATGGGAATGCGGCATAAAGGCGATGTCGACCACCACTTCCAGAAACGCATCGATAGGGTAATTGAGGCCTACGCTCAGCTGATCAGCCCGGatactaaaaaaatcgatttgagTGGATTGATTTCCTGGTGCTCTCAGGAAAATGTCTCCAAAAACATCACGAAg GCTCTGGAGGTGATTTCGGCCAAAGCCGTTTGTTTGGAGCACCTGGATCTCAGCTTTCCAGAGTACACGACATTTGATCGGattcaaaattcattcttgGACGACAATTCGATTAGAGCAATTCTCGGAATGGAAAACCTGAAGATTATTCGGTTTTCGCTGGTCGAATACATTCCCTTGAAGCGTATTTGCaagaatttgcaaaaattgcaatacgTAGAGTGcgaatttcttcaattttctggCGTTGAAGACATCGAAGCCGACATCGAGGACTTGAAATTGAGCTTTTCTCGACTGAGAGTGTTCTTGTATGGTGGTTTCAAACACTCATTTGCGCAACTGTTGATTCAGCACCTACCAAATTTATACATGGTCCGAGATTTCGATGACATCTTGCATTTCAATTCTACGTTCGAAGAACTGCCGATTCCAGCAGAGACGTCTGAGCTGCGCGTTATGTACACCGCTCCAACAACAATCGACCTGCCAGCCAAATTTCCCAACGTGACGCATTTGAAC GCAAATTGTGTCGAGGTTGAGCCAGAAAACCAACACGATTCGATTCTGAGGTTCacaagaatcgagagtttagCGTTGAACATTCAGCCGTTCCCTTCAACGCTCAACTCATTTTTGGATGCGTATGGAGCCAATCTCCACACCCTCATGATCAGATCAGGTCGTACCAGTAGTCTCAAGTTTTCATTCCAAAGGATTTTCGACGCGTGCCCAAACCTGCAGAAGCTGACGTTGAcatgtgtgaaaatttcgGACGACAGGCAGCCTCTGAAGTCATTTGCACAGCTGCGAGAACTTGATTGGACACCAGA CTCTATTAACGACGAGTTTGTAGTGACCAACATCCTAGCAGCGCCAAATCTGCAGAAGTTTTCCCTCTCTTGTAATCATAGCGAGATGAGTGCTCGAAATCTTCAAAAGCTGACGTCGTTGGTGGCTGAGAAGAAGATTTTGAGCAAACTCACCAGTCTAAGTTTGAACTTCTGTGACTGCATCGAGCAAGAAGTAGTTGTAGATATCAACTACGAGTTTCTGCGAGCTCTGAGGGACTTGGTCGCTGTTTCTGCGGTGCATCTCcctaatttgattgatttcaaattGGGGATGTGTTTTGAAGAATATTCTGAAACAATTTGCATACAGAGCAACCTGGAGTACGATCTCCATTATGtgtttgggagaaaatttcaGGATTGGATCGAAGATGACAGCATCGTCGAATTCATTCTTGCGTTTAATGCGAGAAAACATCCAAACCTCACTGTACAAGTGTGGTGA